The Streptomyces sp. Je 1-332 genome has a window encoding:
- the eccD gene encoding type VII secretion integral membrane protein EccD — protein sequence MSSPVATGFCRVTVVAPDSRIDVALPEDIAVADIYPEILRLTGQTQAAGVPTGYNLVRRDGTVLDGARTLAGQRVLDGDVLNLLPFSASLPPAVFDDVADAVATAVTRDRRLWRDDLLRIAGLIGGVLLLVLMAFVLWYADPVVHDMHGLPGIIAGAAGLLLIAFAGARARVYADRASGTALGLGALPLLLIAGSGITGPGPGEGPGKLQFLLGCITVLVASVVLVVLAPHSDAAFVAATFLAAAGVLAAFAAIVTEASATDAASVAVPVTIGLVAFLPGLSSRFARLPIGYASPRSAVQDDFDADPNGAPDTAPLDAERIAAQARRGHELLLGLVGGSAAVVAGAAAVLSFSDNVWGQLLALAAGLAAMLRARLFRYTAQVACALVAGIAAISLLVLGLALNPPGDAMKELLLHQDRGPLDLRTAWLTVAVAAGCALLTAIGLIVPQKGLSPFWGRLLDLAESAVLLSLVPLCLAVLDVFNAARSLTS from the coding sequence GTGAGTTCGCCCGTAGCGACGGGGTTCTGCAGGGTTACGGTCGTCGCGCCTGACAGCCGTATCGATGTCGCGCTTCCCGAGGACATCGCTGTTGCCGACATCTACCCGGAGATCCTTCGCTTGACGGGGCAGACTCAGGCAGCCGGCGTACCGACCGGGTACAACCTGGTGCGCCGCGACGGGACTGTCCTGGACGGTGCGCGCACTCTCGCCGGCCAACGGGTTCTCGACGGCGACGTGTTGAACTTGCTCCCTTTCTCCGCCTCCCTGCCGCCCGCGGTCTTCGATGATGTAGCGGATGCCGTTGCCACTGCCGTCACGCGCGACCGACGCCTGTGGCGTGACGACCTGTTGCGCATCGCGGGGCTCATCGGTGGTGTGTTGCTGCTCGTCCTGATGGCGTTCGTTCTGTGGTACGCCGACCCCGTCGTTCATGACATGCACGGGCTGCCGGGCATCATTGCGGGTGCCGCGGGCCTGCTCCTCATAGCGTTCGCCGGTGCGCGTGCGCGCGTGTACGCGGATAGGGCATCCGGAACCGCCCTGGGACTCGGCGCCTTGCCACTGCTGCTCATCGCCGGATCCGGCATCACGGGACCGGGCCCAGGGGAGGGGCCGGGAAAGCTGCAGTTTCTGCTCGGCTGCATCACTGTCCTGGTCGCTTCGGTCGTCCTTGTAGTGCTGGCGCCCCACAGCGACGCTGCCTTCGTGGCCGCCACATTCCTTGCGGCGGCGGGGGTTCTGGCCGCGTTCGCTGCGATCGTCACCGAGGCATCGGCCACGGACGCGGCTTCGGTCGCCGTTCCCGTAACCATCGGCCTGGTCGCGTTCCTTCCGGGCTTGTCGTCGCGCTTCGCCAGGCTGCCCATCGGTTACGCCTCCCCGCGCAGTGCGGTGCAGGATGACTTCGACGCCGACCCGAACGGGGCCCCTGATACCGCGCCTCTCGACGCGGAGCGCATCGCCGCACAAGCCCGCCGCGGCCACGAGCTGTTGCTCGGCCTTGTCGGCGGCTCCGCAGCCGTCGTGGCGGGAGCCGCTGCCGTCCTGAGTTTCTCCGACAACGTCTGGGGTCAACTTCTGGCGCTGGCCGCAGGTTTGGCGGCAATGCTGCGTGCCAGGCTCTTCCGCTACACCGCGCAGGTCGCTTGCGCGCTGGTGGCAGGTATTGCCGCGATCTCCCTCCTGGTGCTCGGCCTTGCCCTGAACCCGCCGGGCGACGCCATGAAAGAGCTACTCCTTCACCAAGACCGGGGCCCCCTGGACCTGCGTACCGCCTGGCTCACGGTTGCTGTTGCCGCCGGATGTGCCTTGCTGACGGCCATCGGCCTCATCGTTCCCCAGAAGGGCCTGTCCCCCTTCTGGGGCCGCCTCCTCGACCTCGCCGAGTCGGCCGTACTGCTTTCCTTGGTACCGCTCTGCCTCGCTGTCCTGGATGTCTTCAACGCGGCTCGCTCACTGACCAGCTAG
- a CDS encoding serine/threonine protein kinase: MHAEIGEAGRRTGPYTALIDLDDGSYGVLAPERRFVARGADADRMVLISIPLPGTDPQRFMAEAEASRYLLSPWACPAVEIAGAGEPPWHARPYLPMLPLPTALAVHGGPLPERTVLALGAALAESLAICHGQGLTHAGISPAALFLAADGPRLTGFGAVRVAAPDGTSRAGLPGLEPGSLPPEQAAGGRPRPLGDVYALGATLAYAATGHTTPEREELTPVLRTVIGRCLSRDPQARPQLTELMDTFLPAASQADSSPNSAGLPATPATYTAGPTPRATALLGPGWLPGRVIAALAHQSSVLLAAERAVPSSLTWAPPVPYGAHSLRPGTPPVPSAHSQN; this comes from the coding sequence ATGCATGCGGAAATAGGGGAAGCCGGGCGGCGTACTGGGCCGTACACGGCACTCATCGACCTGGATGATGGCTCATACGGGGTACTGGCGCCGGAGAGGCGCTTCGTCGCCCGTGGTGCGGACGCTGACCGCATGGTGCTGATCAGCATCCCGCTCCCTGGTACTGACCCACAGCGATTCATGGCTGAGGCCGAGGCGTCCCGATACCTCCTCAGCCCCTGGGCATGCCCCGCAGTGGAGATCGCAGGCGCGGGGGAGCCGCCGTGGCACGCCCGCCCCTATCTGCCGATGCTCCCGCTCCCCACCGCCCTCGCGGTGCACGGCGGGCCCCTTCCGGAGCGCACGGTTCTGGCTCTAGGCGCCGCACTCGCAGAGAGCCTTGCCATCTGCCACGGTCAGGGTTTGACGCACGCCGGTATATCGCCCGCCGCCCTGTTCCTGGCTGCAGACGGTCCTAGGCTCACCGGCTTCGGAGCCGTACGAGTCGCCGCCCCCGACGGGACATCACGGGCAGGGCTGCCGGGACTTGAACCGGGCAGCCTCCCGCCGGAGCAGGCCGCGGGCGGGCGACCGAGACCGCTCGGAGATGTCTATGCACTCGGCGCGACCCTGGCCTATGCGGCAACTGGCCACACCACCCCGGAGCGGGAGGAACTCACGCCTGTTCTGCGTACCGTCATCGGGCGATGTCTTTCCCGGGACCCGCAGGCCCGACCTCAGCTGACAGAGTTGATGGACACCTTTCTCCCCGCCGCATCTCAGGCTGACTCCTCGCCGAACAGCGCTGGCCTCCCTGCGACGCCGGCCACGTATACCGCTGGGCCGACACCGCGGGCGACTGCGTTGCTCGGCCCCGGCTGGCTGCCCGGTCGTGTCATCGCCGCCCTCGCGCATCAGTCGTCCGTGTTGCTCGCCGCGGAGAGGGCAGTTCCCTCCAGCCTCACCTGGGCGCCGCCCGTTCCCTATGGGGCGCATTCACTGCGCCCTGGCACCCCCCCCGTCCCGTCCGCCCACAGCCAGAACTGA
- a CDS encoding protein kinase: MPSPLAHDDPHALGPYRLIARLGTGGMGTVYLARSAGGRTVALKTMHAHIASDSAARTRFRLEVDAARVIGGHHGAHVVDADPLAGTPWLATEYVLGPPLGEGVTSAGPLPEQSVRALGAALCGALGQLHRSDVVHRDLKPSNIMVTAYGPKVIDFGIAHALGDIRLTRTGAAVGTPAFMSPEHATNQEHAPASDVFALAGVLVFALTGRGPFGEGQPADLLYRVRYAEPDLTGVPTSLAPTLAHCLAKDPLQRLSTMALAGQLHDGKGDFADHLPEVWLAEIGRRATEVWQFTPQRLPAPVERQPSPSAAPQSPRPSRRRLLAAGTGLAVGTAAAVAGVWVWRGRSEEAAAEGYKGPAPGPVVSEPPRRKLDSLWQIQVAEPPNEELLAPQVPLTTRDLVVFVAGSGLGGVTAKTGKVKWVSDQMERTHQTVSDGERIYRLVEPEGSKGHKGDTWPLLIGAVDLSSGAADEPSAEFPEFNGVIGENQLLCAADDVLYLAAGRGNYAEGMKTGFLASQTWSLLAVDIGTGKKLWTKPLPSRPDSSVRLHFLAAAVVGNRLVYLQEMNDGTVHAAVRDTRTGRVRWDKPVDVTPDRARLPLATDSEHVYLGGDRLQALRLSDGARAWDSKSARPGRTYSPPAVKDGLVYAVENGTGLVAVDSRSGTPRWTERGGDGGEDASLGDRPVIGSDHAYSKSGSTLRVIDLSSRNTTKTYTTSGNRFVAHEPSRMIVAMGGHFVASFPLK; encoded by the coding sequence ATGCCCTCGCCCCTTGCCCACGACGACCCGCATGCCCTGGGCCCCTACCGCCTCATCGCCCGGCTGGGCACCGGAGGCATGGGCACCGTCTACCTTGCGCGGTCGGCCGGAGGGCGCACCGTCGCGCTCAAGACGATGCACGCCCACATCGCCTCGGACTCCGCCGCCCGTACCCGTTTTCGTCTGGAGGTCGACGCCGCCCGTGTCATCGGCGGTCACCATGGCGCCCATGTCGTCGACGCGGACCCACTCGCCGGTACCCCATGGCTGGCCACCGAATACGTCCTGGGTCCGCCCTTGGGTGAGGGCGTCACATCGGCAGGGCCTCTGCCCGAGCAATCGGTACGTGCCCTGGGCGCCGCCCTATGCGGGGCGCTCGGCCAACTGCACCGCTCTGACGTGGTGCACCGGGACCTGAAGCCGTCCAACATCATGGTCACCGCATACGGCCCGAAGGTCATCGATTTCGGCATCGCTCATGCACTCGGCGACATCCGCCTCACCCGCACAGGTGCCGCGGTGGGCACCCCGGCATTCATGTCGCCAGAGCATGCGACCAACCAGGAACACGCGCCGGCAAGCGACGTGTTCGCTCTCGCGGGTGTACTGGTCTTCGCCCTCACCGGGCGTGGCCCCTTCGGGGAGGGGCAGCCGGCCGACCTGTTGTACCGAGTGCGGTACGCCGAGCCGGACCTTACGGGCGTGCCGACCAGCCTCGCACCGACCCTGGCGCACTGTTTGGCCAAGGATCCGCTCCAGCGGCTGAGCACGATGGCGCTCGCCGGCCAACTACACGATGGCAAGGGCGATTTCGCGGACCATCTGCCGGAAGTTTGGCTCGCGGAGATCGGTCGGCGAGCGACAGAGGTCTGGCAGTTCACGCCCCAGCGACTCCCCGCCCCGGTGGAGCGACAGCCGAGTCCGTCAGCGGCACCACAATCGCCCCGCCCGTCCCGTCGTCGGTTGCTTGCAGCGGGAACTGGCCTGGCGGTCGGCACGGCGGCAGCGGTAGCAGGGGTATGGGTGTGGCGCGGGAGAAGCGAGGAGGCGGCAGCCGAAGGATACAAGGGACCTGCTCCGGGACCTGTCGTCAGCGAGCCCCCCAGAAGGAAGCTCGACTCTCTGTGGCAGATCCAGGTTGCCGAGCCGCCGAACGAGGAACTCCTGGCGCCTCAAGTGCCGCTCACCACGCGCGATCTCGTGGTGTTCGTGGCGGGCTCCGGACTGGGTGGCGTCACCGCGAAGACGGGAAAGGTCAAGTGGGTCTCCGACCAGATGGAACGCACCCACCAGACCGTCTCGGACGGCGAACGTATCTACCGACTTGTGGAACCGGAAGGATCCAAGGGCCACAAAGGGGACACCTGGCCGCTCCTCATCGGCGCCGTCGATCTCTCCAGCGGTGCGGCGGACGAACCCTCGGCCGAGTTTCCCGAGTTCAACGGTGTTATCGGTGAGAACCAGCTCCTCTGTGCCGCCGACGACGTCTTGTATCTGGCGGCGGGCCGGGGAAACTACGCGGAAGGCATGAAGACGGGGTTTCTCGCCAGCCAGACCTGGTCGCTACTCGCCGTTGACATCGGCACAGGGAAGAAGTTGTGGACCAAGCCGCTGCCATCGCGGCCGGACTCGAGCGTCCGGCTGCACTTCCTGGCGGCCGCGGTCGTCGGCAACCGCCTGGTGTACCTCCAGGAAATGAATGACGGCACAGTGCATGCTGCTGTTCGGGATACGCGCACTGGCAGAGTCCGTTGGGACAAGCCGGTGGATGTCACCCCGGACCGTGCGCGCCTACCGCTGGCCACGGACAGCGAACATGTGTATCTGGGCGGAGACCGACTGCAAGCCCTGCGGCTCAGCGACGGCGCCCGCGCGTGGGACTCGAAGTCTGCGAGGCCCGGCCGGACATACAGCCCGCCGGCGGTCAAAGATGGCCTTGTCTACGCGGTGGAGAACGGTACGGGGCTCGTCGCGGTCGACTCCAGAAGCGGAACCCCGCGGTGGACGGAGAGGGGAGGGGACGGCGGCGAGGATGCGTCCCTCGGCGACCGGCCCGTCATCGGTTCGGACCACGCGTACAGCAAGTCCGGCTCAACCCTGCGTGTCATCGATCTGTCGTCCCGTAATACCACCAAGACCTACACGACGTCCGGGAACCGCTTCGTCGCCCATGAGCCAAGCCGGATGATCGTCGCAATGGGAGGGCATTTCGTGGCCTCCTTCCCCCTGAAGTGA
- a CDS encoding protein kinase, with protein MEPLSIGDPLRLGPYRLLGVLGEGGMGKVYTGQDGGGTLAAVKVLRPELVHDSNLAQRFVREAHAAQAVKSKGVAAVLAAQTEGGRPWIATEFLAGLTLDQAVDACGPFGESSVRALAASIAGTLADIHAAGLIHRDLKPPNIVLTSSGPRVIDFGIARPEHGLTLTTTGQIPVTPGYGAPEQVLGHRVASPADVFSLGAVLVYAASGRRAFEGSHIAAVQYEVVHGEPWIEGLPPHLRSLIEPCLAKAPALRPTPAQIIAAAAVPRGVTRVWRSGPVAERIKERESHVRQLTTAVGGRPERQVTRRRVITGLAAGGTVVAAGGGTTAWWLGARHEDQGEGGRQKKRKRDPFSIPPAVATPLARRLSADDGDYVLGAGPPKRLWGPIRVMHEESPVPLPIRDVIVLGAVQGGIAAHNVVDGKRRWIEPGIRAKGRYLSLDDRLLVAVDPDGMLRTFVPSTGEPKWTAKVDARSLLASDADAVYVATKDDKIRCVSRSDAKIRWTAPVSVRFGSTSGPRGVTGGGRLVVTTADGHVIAVDTRDGHQVWDLPKQSTGLIRPAVHDRTIYVNGDNLTARRITDGHEFWTAKEKDEYDRPVTWGPPSVDGDFVYSAAGSWPRRLKRADGRGDWSSRAQSVAGGPVAVQGSGVWMIDEYTGGVTVVEDRGATKVWSFEVGVRAAGGSGFVVDGNRVFAGKGSYVSALPTF; from the coding sequence ATGGAACCGCTCAGTATCGGAGACCCGCTGCGCCTTGGGCCGTATCGCCTGCTGGGCGTGCTCGGCGAAGGCGGGATGGGCAAGGTGTACACCGGTCAGGACGGGGGCGGGACCCTCGCCGCGGTCAAGGTGCTCCGGCCTGAGCTTGTCCATGACTCGAACCTCGCGCAACGCTTCGTACGCGAGGCGCACGCGGCGCAGGCCGTGAAGAGCAAAGGTGTGGCCGCCGTCCTCGCAGCGCAGACGGAAGGGGGGCGCCCCTGGATCGCCACCGAGTTCCTGGCGGGGCTCACCCTGGATCAGGCTGTTGATGCCTGCGGGCCCTTTGGCGAGTCATCGGTGCGTGCCCTTGCCGCATCGATCGCAGGTACCTTGGCGGACATCCACGCCGCGGGTTTGATCCACCGAGACCTCAAGCCGCCGAACATCGTCCTGACGTCGAGCGGACCACGCGTCATCGACTTCGGCATCGCACGTCCCGAGCACGGCCTCACGCTCACCACCACCGGGCAGATCCCCGTGACTCCGGGGTACGGGGCCCCGGAGCAGGTGCTCGGCCACCGTGTCGCTTCCCCTGCCGACGTGTTCTCTTTGGGAGCGGTGCTTGTATACGCGGCCAGCGGCAGACGGGCGTTCGAAGGTAGTCACATTGCTGCTGTGCAGTACGAGGTCGTGCACGGTGAGCCGTGGATCGAGGGGCTGCCACCACATCTGAGGTCACTCATCGAGCCCTGTCTGGCCAAGGCCCCGGCGCTGCGGCCCACTCCTGCCCAGATCATCGCGGCCGCTGCGGTGCCACGAGGTGTAACACGTGTGTGGCGTAGCGGCCCCGTCGCCGAAAGGATCAAGGAACGCGAGAGCCATGTACGGCAGCTGACCACGGCGGTCGGAGGTCGGCCAGAGCGTCAGGTCACCCGGCGCCGCGTGATCACTGGTCTGGCGGCAGGCGGGACCGTAGTCGCGGCCGGCGGTGGCACGACTGCGTGGTGGTTGGGTGCACGGCACGAGGATCAGGGGGAGGGCGGGCGGCAAAAGAAGCGGAAACGAGATCCATTCAGCATTCCCCCCGCTGTGGCTACGCCTTTGGCGCGTCGGCTGTCTGCGGACGACGGCGACTACGTCCTGGGCGCCGGACCCCCGAAGAGGCTGTGGGGGCCGATACGGGTGATGCACGAGGAGTCACCGGTGCCGCTGCCGATACGGGACGTCATCGTCTTGGGAGCCGTGCAGGGCGGAATCGCCGCACACAACGTCGTCGACGGCAAGCGCCGCTGGATTGAGCCCGGTATCCGGGCGAAGGGCCGCTATCTGTCCCTCGACGACCGGCTGCTCGTAGCCGTAGATCCTGATGGGATGCTGCGTACCTTTGTTCCCTCCACCGGGGAGCCGAAGTGGACCGCCAAGGTCGACGCCCGGTCTCTGCTGGCATCGGACGCAGACGCTGTTTACGTCGCAACGAAAGACGACAAGATCCGCTGCGTGAGCCGCTCCGACGCGAAGATCCGCTGGACCGCACCCGTCTCCGTGCGCTTCGGCAGCACATCCGGGCCCCGAGGCGTCACGGGCGGCGGCCGCCTGGTCGTGACGACGGCTGACGGCCACGTCATCGCCGTGGACACGAGGGATGGTCATCAGGTGTGGGATCTTCCCAAGCAATCGACGGGCCTCATCCGCCCAGCCGTTCACGACCGCACCATTTACGTCAACGGCGACAACCTCACCGCGCGACGGATCACTGACGGTCATGAATTCTGGACGGCCAAGGAGAAGGACGAGTATGACCGCCCCGTTACCTGGGGTCCGCCCAGCGTCGACGGCGACTTTGTCTACTCGGCTGCGGGCAGCTGGCCCAGGCGGTTAAAGCGTGCTGATGGCCGCGGAGACTGGTCGTCACGAGCGCAGAGTGTCGCCGGTGGGCCGGTGGCTGTCCAAGGCAGCGGGGTATGGATGATCGACGAGTACACCGGTGGGGTCACCGTTGTGGAAGATCGAGGGGCAACGAAGGTCTGGTCCTTCGAGGTCGGCGTGAGGGCCGCAGGCGGCAGTGGGTTCGTGGTCGATGGCAACCGAGTCTTCGCAGGCAAGGGCAGCTACGTTTCCGCCCTGCCGACCTTCTGA
- the rpsO gene encoding 30S ribosomal protein S15: MSLDAATKKQIMTEFGQKEGDTGSPEVQVAMLSRRISDLTEHLKTHKHDHHSRRGLLILVGQRRRLLQYLAKKDIKRFRALVDRLGIRRGAAGAK, from the coding sequence GTGTCGCTCGACGCCGCTACGAAGAAGCAGATCATGACCGAGTTCGGCCAGAAGGAGGGCGACACCGGCTCCCCCGAGGTCCAGGTCGCCATGCTCTCCCGCCGCATCTCGGACCTGACCGAGCACCTCAAGACCCACAAGCACGACCACCACTCCCGTCGTGGTCTGCTGATCCTGGTCGGTCAGCGTCGCCGTCTGCTGCAGTACCTGGCCAAGAAGGACATCAAGCGCTTCCGTGCGCTGGTGGACCGTCTGGGCATCCGTCGCGGTGCGGCGGGCGCCAAGTAA
- a CDS encoding polyribonucleotide nucleotidyltransferase, with product MENETHYAEAVIDNGTFGTRTIRFETGRLAKQAAGSAVAYLDDDTMVLSATSASKRPKDQLDFFPLTVDVEERQYAAGKIPGSFFRREGRPSEDAILTCRLIDRPLRPSFKKGLRNEIQIVETIMALNPDHLYDVVAINAASCSTQLAGLPFSGPIGGTRVALIKGQWVAFPTHTELEDAVFDMVVAGRVLEDGDVAIMMVEAEATEKTIQLVKDGAEAPTEEVVAAGLEAAKPFIKALCKAQSDLAAKAAKPTGEFPVFLDYQDDVLEALTAAVKSELSQALTIAGKQEREGELDRIKEIAAEKLLPQFEGREKEISGAYRALTKKLVRERVIKDKVRIDGRGLTDIRTLAAEVEAIPRVHGSALFERGETQILGVTTLNMLRMEQQLDTLSPVTRKRYMHNYNFPPYSVGETGRVGSPKRREIGHGALAERAIVPVLPSREDFPYAIRQVSEALGSNGSTSMGSVCASTMSLLNAGVPLKAAVAGIAMGLISQEIDGQTHYVALTDILGAEDAFGDMDFKVAGTKQFVTALQLDTKLDGIPASVLAAALKQARDARLHILDVMNEAIDVPDEMSPNAPRIITVKIPVDKIGEVIGPKGKMINQIQEDTGADITIEDDGTIYIGAADGPAAEAARATINGIANPTMPEVGERYLGTVVKTTTFGAFVSLMPGKDGLLHISQIRKLAGGKRVENVEDVVGVGQKVQVEIAEIDSRGKLSLIPVVEGEEGDDSKDDTDK from the coding sequence GTGGAGAACGAGACCCACTACGCCGAGGCTGTTATCGACAACGGCACTTTCGGCACCCGCACCATCCGCTTCGAGACGGGCCGCCTGGCCAAGCAGGCCGCAGGCTCCGCCGTCGCGTACCTGGACGACGACACCATGGTGCTGTCGGCCACCTCCGCTTCCAAGCGGCCCAAGGACCAGCTCGACTTCTTCCCCCTCACGGTGGACGTCGAGGAGCGGCAGTACGCCGCCGGTAAGATCCCCGGTTCGTTCTTCCGTCGTGAGGGCCGTCCCTCCGAGGACGCGATCCTGACCTGCCGCCTGATCGACCGCCCGCTGCGTCCTTCCTTCAAGAAGGGCCTGCGCAACGAGATCCAGATCGTCGAGACGATCATGGCGCTCAACCCCGACCACCTGTACGACGTGGTCGCGATCAACGCCGCCTCCTGCTCCACGCAGCTGGCCGGCCTGCCCTTCTCGGGCCCGATCGGCGGCACGCGCGTGGCGCTCATCAAGGGCCAGTGGGTCGCCTTCCCGACGCACACCGAGCTCGAGGACGCCGTCTTCGACATGGTCGTCGCCGGTCGCGTCCTCGAGGACGGCGACGTCGCGATCATGATGGTCGAGGCCGAGGCCACCGAGAAGACCATCCAGCTGGTGAAGGACGGCGCCGAGGCCCCGACCGAAGAGGTCGTCGCCGCCGGTCTGGAAGCCGCGAAGCCCTTCATCAAGGCGCTCTGCAAGGCCCAGTCGGACCTCGCCGCCAAGGCCGCGAAGCCGACCGGCGAGTTCCCGGTCTTCCTGGACTACCAGGACGACGTCCTGGAGGCCCTGACCGCCGCCGTCAAGTCGGAGCTCTCCCAGGCGCTGACCATCGCCGGCAAGCAGGAGCGCGAGGGCGAGCTCGACCGCATCAAGGAGATCGCCGCCGAGAAGCTGCTCCCGCAGTTCGAGGGCCGCGAGAAGGAGATCTCCGGTGCGTACCGCGCGCTGACCAAGAAGCTGGTCCGCGAGCGCGTCATCAAGGACAAGGTCCGCATCGACGGCCGTGGCCTGACGGACATCCGTACGCTCGCCGCCGAGGTCGAGGCCATCCCGCGCGTGCACGGCTCGGCGCTGTTCGAGCGTGGCGAGACCCAGATCCTGGGCGTCACCACCCTCAACATGCTCCGCATGGAGCAGCAGCTCGACACCCTCTCCCCGGTGACGCGCAAGCGCTACATGCACAACTACAACTTCCCGCCGTACTCGGTCGGCGAGACCGGCCGCGTGGGTTCGCCCAAGCGCCGCGAGATCGGCCACGGCGCGCTCGCCGAGCGCGCGATCGTGCCCGTGCTCCCCTCGCGCGAGGACTTCCCGTACGCGATCCGTCAGGTCTCCGAGGCCCTCGGTTCGAACGGCTCGACGTCCATGGGCTCGGTCTGTGCCTCGACGATGTCGCTGCTGAACGCCGGTGTGCCGCTGAAGGCCGCCGTCGCCGGTATCGCCATGGGTCTGATCTCGCAGGAGATCGACGGCCAGACGCACTACGTCGCCCTCACCGACATCCTCGGTGCGGAGGACGCGTTCGGTGACATGGACTTCAAGGTCGCCGGTACGAAGCAGTTCGTGACCGCGCTCCAGCTCGACACCAAGCTCGACGGCATCCCCGCCTCGGTCCTGGCCGCCGCGCTGAAGCAGGCCCGCGACGCGCGTCTGCACATCCTCGACGTGATGAACGAGGCGATCGACGTTCCGGACGAGATGTCCCCGAACGCGCCGCGCATCATCACCGTCAAGATCCCGGTGGACAAGATCGGTGAGGTCATCGGCCCGAAGGGCAAGATGATCAACCAGATCCAGGAGGACACCGGCGCCGACATCACGATCGAGGACGACGGCACCATCTACATCGGTGCCGCCGACGGCCCGGCCGCCGAGGCCGCCCGCGCCACGATCAACGGCATCGCCAACCCGACCATGCCGGAGGTCGGCGAGCGCTACCTGGGCACCGTCGTGAAGACGACGACCTTCGGCGCGTTCGTCTCGCTCATGCCGGGCAAGGACGGTCTGCTGCACATCTCGCAGATCCGTAAGCTCGCCGGCGGCAAGCGCGTGGAGAACGTCGAGGACGTCGTCGGCGTGGGCCAGAAGGTCCAGGTCGAGATCGCCGAGATCGACTCCCGCGGCAAGCTCTCCCTCATCCCCGTCGTCGAGGGCGAAGAGGGCGACGACTCGAAGGACGACACCGACAAGTGA
- a CDS encoding pitrilysin family protein, with product MTSRSTTTTARPSSEGRAVARTQTLLKGKDGIGTVRRTTLPGGLRVVTETLPSVRSATFGIWANVGSRDETPALNGATHYLEHLLFKGTKKRSALDISAALDAVGGEMNAFTAKEYTCYYARVLDTDLPLAIDVVCDMLTGSLILQEDVDAERGVILEEIAMTEDDPGDCVHDLFAHTMLGDTPLGRPVLGTEETVNALTAERIRRFYKKHYDPTHLVVAAAGNVDHNKVVRQVRAAFEKAGALGRTDATPVVPRQGSRSLRTAGRVEVVNRKTEQAHVILGMPGLARTDERRWAMGVLNTALGGGMSSRLFQEVREKRGLAYSVYSYTSGFADTGLFGVYAGCRPSQVHDVLKICRDELDDVAQNGLSDDEIGRAIGQLAGSTVLGLEDTGALMNRIGKSELCWGEQMSVDDMLAKISAVTPDEVREVAREVLGHRPSLSAIGPLKDKRAARLHEAVS from the coding sequence GTGACGTCGCGTAGCACCACGACGACGGCCCGCCCCTCTTCGGAGGGGCGGGCCGTCGCCCGTACCCAAACCCTCCTCAAGGGCAAGGACGGCATCGGCACGGTCCGCCGTACGACGCTGCCGGGCGGCCTCCGTGTCGTCACCGAGACCCTGCCATCCGTACGGTCGGCGACCTTCGGGATCTGGGCGAACGTCGGATCCCGCGACGAGACGCCGGCCCTGAACGGCGCCACGCACTACTTGGAGCACCTGCTCTTCAAGGGCACCAAGAAGCGCAGCGCCCTCGACATCTCGGCCGCGCTCGACGCGGTCGGCGGCGAGATGAACGCGTTCACGGCCAAGGAGTACACGTGCTACTACGCACGCGTGCTCGACACCGACCTGCCGCTCGCCATCGACGTCGTCTGCGACATGCTGACGGGCTCCCTGATCCTCCAGGAGGACGTCGACGCCGAGCGCGGCGTCATCCTCGAAGAGATCGCGATGACCGAGGACGACCCGGGCGACTGCGTGCACGACCTGTTCGCGCACACGATGCTCGGCGACACCCCCCTCGGCCGTCCCGTCCTCGGCACCGAGGAGACGGTCAACGCCCTCACGGCCGAGCGGATCCGCCGCTTCTACAAGAAGCACTACGACCCGACCCACCTGGTCGTCGCAGCCGCGGGCAACGTCGACCACAACAAGGTCGTACGCCAGGTCCGCGCCGCCTTCGAGAAGGCGGGCGCCCTGGGCCGCACCGACGCGACCCCGGTCGTCCCGCGCCAGGGCTCACGCAGCCTGCGCACGGCCGGCCGCGTCGAGGTCGTCAACCGCAAGACCGAGCAGGCCCACGTCATCCTCGGCATGCCGGGCCTGGCCCGCACGGACGAGCGCCGCTGGGCCATGGGCGTCCTGAACACCGCGCTCGGCGGCGGCATGTCGTCCCGCCTCTTCCAGGAGGTCAGGGAGAAGCGCGGCCTGGCCTACAGCGTGTACTCGTACACGTCGGGCTTCGCCGACACCGGCCTCTTCGGCGTGTACGCGGGCTGTCGCCCGAGCCAGGTGCACGACGTGCTGAAGATCTGCCGCGACGAGCTCGACGACGTCGCGCAGAACGGCCTGAGCGACGACGAGATCGGCCGCGCGATCGGCCAGCTCGCGGGCTCCACCGTCCTCGGACTCGAGGACACGGGCGCGCTGATGAACCGTATCGGCAAGAGCGAGCTGTGCTGGGGCGAGCAGATGTCGGTCGACGACATGCTCGCCAAGATCTCGGCGGTCACCCCGGACGAGGTCCGCGAGGTCGCCCGTGAGGTCCTCGGCCACCGTCCTTCGCTGTCGGCCATCGGCCCGCTCAAGGACAAGCGGGCCGCCCGCCTGCACGAAGCGGTCTCCTAA